A stretch of the Filimonas lacunae genome encodes the following:
- a CDS encoding L-ribulose-5-phosphate 4-epimerase codes for MSYQDIQEAAYEANMQLPKLGLVLFTFGNVSAADRAKGVFAIKPSGVPYDQLSPEKMVIVDFDGKTVEGKLRPSSDTLTHAVLYKHWEKIGGIVHTHSTYATAWAQSLRDIPIFGTTHADHNTVDIPCAPPMSDEMIQGDYEYQTGFQIMNALKDRNLSYEEIEMILVGNHAPFTWGKTPDKAVYNSAVLENVAQMALLTEQINPKAPRLKDALIKKHFERKHGPHSYYGQ; via the coding sequence ATGAGCTATCAGGACATACAGGAAGCCGCTTACGAAGCCAATATGCAACTGCCTAAATTAGGACTGGTGCTGTTTACCTTTGGTAATGTAAGCGCGGCCGACAGGGCTAAAGGCGTGTTTGCCATTAAACCCAGCGGCGTACCTTACGACCAATTATCACCGGAAAAAATGGTAATAGTTGACTTTGACGGCAAAACCGTAGAAGGTAAACTACGCCCCTCTTCCGACACGCTTACCCATGCGGTTTTATACAAGCATTGGGAAAAAATAGGTGGCATTGTACACACACACTCTACCTATGCTACTGCCTGGGCGCAAAGCCTGCGCGACATTCCTATTTTTGGCACTACTCACGCCGATCATAACACGGTAGACATTCCCTGCGCACCGCCTATGAGCGATGAAATGATACAGGGTGATTACGAATATCAGACTGGCTTTCAGATTATGAATGCACTGAAAGACCGTAACCTGAGTTATGAAGAAATAGAAATGATACTGGTAGGCAATCACGCTCCTTTTACCTGGGGTAAAACTCCCGACAAAGCGGTGTATAACAGTGCAGTGCTGGAAAACGTAGCCCAGATGGCTTTGTTAACAGAACAGATTAATCCCAAAGCGCCCCGCCTGAAAGATGCGCTGATTAAAAAGCATTTTGAGCGTAAACATGGCCCACACTCCTACTACGGTCAATAA
- a CDS encoding YwbE family protein: MKDGQYRKDIYPGLEVAIILKKDQRSGRKTYGVVKDLLTSAAYHTRGIKVRLEDGQIGRVVEIEPIMDEEY; the protein is encoded by the coding sequence ATGAAAGACGGTCAATACAGGAAAGATATTTACCCGGGACTGGAGGTGGCGATTATCCTGAAAAAAGACCAGCGTAGCGGCCGGAAAACCTATGGAGTGGTAAAAGACCTGCTTACCTCGGCAGCATACCACACGAGGGGTATTAAAGTGCGACTGGAAGATGGTCAGATTGGCCGGGTGGTAGAAATTGAACCTATTATGGATGAGGAGTATTAG
- the araA gene encoding L-arabinose isomerase, which translates to MIDLKKLEVWFVTGSQHLYGEETLKQVAEHSQIIAASLNKASQIPVTVVFKPTVKSTEEIYNIVAEANAQRNVIGIITWMHTFSPAKMWINGLKILQKPLLHLHTQFNRDIPWKDIDMDFMNLNQSAHGDREFGFMVSRLRRNRKVVVGHWEDTAVLTSIGGWARVAAAWHDWQGARFVRFGDNMRFVAVTDGDKVEAEYKFGFSVNTYGIGDLVKVINAIGDAEVDTLIKEYEGKYKIASGLTKDGAQRQSLKDAARIELGIKAFLEDGNFKGFTDTFEDLHGMIQLPGIAAQRLMAAGYGFAGEGDWKTVALVRAMKVMGHGLKGGNSFMEDYTYHFDPSNPMVLGSHMLEICESIADAQPSCEIHPLGIGGKADPVRLVFNSAAGPALNASLIDMGNRFRLLVNEVEAVKPDQDLPKLPVARAFWKPLPDMKTGLQAWILAGGAHHTGYSQNLTAENLEDFADIANVEFTLIGKDTNIYQFKNELRWSEAYYQLKG; encoded by the coding sequence ATGATCGATTTAAAAAAACTGGAAGTTTGGTTTGTAACCGGCAGCCAGCATTTATACGGCGAAGAAACGCTGAAACAAGTAGCAGAACATTCTCAAATCATTGCTGCTTCTTTAAACAAAGCCAGCCAGATTCCCGTAACGGTTGTTTTTAAGCCAACTGTTAAATCAACAGAAGAAATTTACAACATCGTAGCTGAAGCCAATGCCCAGCGCAATGTAATTGGTATTATCACCTGGATGCACACATTTTCTCCTGCTAAAATGTGGATCAATGGCTTAAAAATTCTGCAAAAGCCATTACTGCACCTGCACACACAGTTTAACCGCGATATTCCGTGGAAAGATATTGATATGGATTTCATGAACCTGAACCAAAGCGCCCATGGCGACCGTGAGTTTGGATTTATGGTAAGCCGTTTACGCCGCAACCGCAAAGTAGTGGTAGGCCATTGGGAAGACACAGCGGTGCTGACTTCTATTGGTGGTTGGGCCCGCGTTGCAGCTGCCTGGCACGACTGGCAGGGCGCACGCTTTGTACGTTTTGGCGACAACATGCGCTTTGTAGCCGTAACGGATGGCGATAAAGTAGAAGCTGAATACAAATTCGGTTTCTCTGTAAATACCTATGGTATTGGCGATCTGGTAAAGGTGATCAATGCTATTGGCGATGCAGAAGTAGATACACTGATTAAAGAATACGAAGGCAAATACAAGATAGCTTCCGGTTTAACTAAAGATGGCGCACAACGTCAGTCGCTGAAAGACGCAGCACGTATTGAGCTGGGTATTAAAGCATTCCTGGAAGACGGAAATTTTAAAGGCTTCACTGATACTTTTGAAGACCTGCATGGCATGATTCAACTGCCAGGTATTGCAGCACAGCGTTTAATGGCTGCCGGTTATGGTTTTGCCGGTGAAGGCGACTGGAAAACAGTAGCCCTGGTGCGTGCGATGAAAGTGATGGGTCACGGCCTGAAAGGAGGAAACTCATTCATGGAAGATTACACCTACCACTTCGATCCTTCTAACCCAATGGTATTAGGCTCGCACATGCTGGAAATTTGTGAATCTATTGCTGATGCACAACCTTCCTGCGAAATTCATCCGTTAGGTATTGGCGGTAAAGCAGATCCTGTAAGACTGGTGTTCAACTCCGCTGCAGGCCCCGCTTTAAATGCCTCTTTAATTGATATGGGCAACCGTTTCCGCTTACTGGTGAATGAAGTGGAAGCTGTAAAACCAGATCAGGACTTACCTAAACTGCCGGTAGCACGTGCCTTCTGGAAACCACTTCCGGACATGAAAACAGGTTTACAGGCATGGATTCTGGCAGGTGGCGCACACCATACAGGCTATAGCCAGAACCTGACAGCAGAAAACCTGGAAGACTTTGCAGATATCGCCAATGTAGAATTTACATTGATTGGCAAAGACACGAACATATATCAGTTCAAAAATGAACTGCGTTGGAGCGAAGCTTACTACCAGTTAAAAGGCTAG
- a CDS encoding alpha/beta hydrolase → MRFLLILLLCLPTWLHAQKSQVINSLPVKSNILQNTQHIAIYLPAGYAKSNTQYPVLYLLHGAGGNYRSWLQDGNLQHIADSFLQASKTQCIIVMPDAAMTFYLDNIHGHYSYETYFFNELIPYIEAHYRCKPDRRFRAIAGLSMGGFGSLLYAMHRPAIFSSCYAMSAAVRTDEDIIKMPLADFRRRYTTALDSIADTDNRITPFLHQNSILYLAEHIPDSQKQLVRFFIDCGDDDPLSKGNALLHILMQEKGILHEYRVRNGAHTWDYWKQSLPQALQFITQAFQQL, encoded by the coding sequence ATGAGATTTTTGCTAATACTACTGCTTTGCTTACCCACCTGGCTCCACGCTCAAAAAAGCCAGGTAATAAATAGCTTACCTGTAAAAAGTAATATTCTACAAAACACCCAGCACATAGCTATATACCTTCCCGCTGGTTACGCTAAAAGCAACACGCAATATCCTGTACTATATCTGTTACATGGGGCTGGCGGCAATTATCGCAGCTGGCTACAAGACGGTAACCTTCAACACATTGCAGACAGCTTTTTGCAGGCCAGTAAAACACAATGTATCATAGTAATGCCAGATGCCGCCATGACCTTTTACCTGGATAATATTCACGGGCACTACTCCTATGAAACCTACTTCTTTAACGAATTGATTCCTTATATAGAAGCTCACTACCGCTGTAAACCAGACAGAAGATTCAGAGCAATTGCCGGCTTGTCTATGGGTGGCTTTGGTAGCCTGTTGTATGCCATGCACAGGCCAGCTATTTTTTCGTCCTGTTATGCTATGAGCGCTGCGGTAAGAACAGATGAAGACATCATAAAAATGCCATTGGCCGACTTTCGCCGCAGATACACCACCGCACTGGATAGCATTGCTGATACCGATAACCGCATTACACCCTTCTTGCATCAAAACAGCATTTTATACCTGGCGGAACATATACCAGACAGTCAAAAGCAACTGGTTCGTTTTTTTATCGATTGTGGAGATGATGATCCACTTTCCAAAGGCAACGCCCTGCTGCACATTCTTATGCAGGAAAAAGGCATTTTACATGAATACCGGGTGCGCAACGGGGCGCACACCTGGGATTATTGGAAACAGTCGCTACCGCAGGCATTACAATTTATTACACAGGCATTTCAACAACTATAG
- a CDS encoding ribulokinase codes for MSQEKYVIGVDYGTDSVRSIIVNAVSGEEITSAVFYYPRWKEGQYCAPQTNQFRQHPLDYVEGLEQTIKSCLTQAGASVAANVKAISVDTTGSTPVAVDKAGTPLALLPEFAENPNAMFVLWKDHTSVKEAAEINAHAEKFNPNYLQFVGGIYSSEWFWAKLLHISRIDEKVRKAAYSWVEHCDWIPFLLTGGNDVHALRRGVCAAGHKALWAKEYDGLPPNDFFKALDPLLDGVTSRLFTDTYTSDKAAGTISAEWSAKLGLPADVVIGVGAFDCHMGAVGGQIEPYHLSKVMGTSTCDMLVAPVAELKDTLVKGICGQVPGSIIPGMMGLEAGQSAFGDAYAWFKNVLAWPVQQVIAQSALLDAATKEQLIQESLNQIIPVLSQQASALDWNENSELAIDWLNGRRTPDANQLLKGALSGLNLGTSAPRIFRAIVEATCFGAKAIADRFVEQGVPVKGLIGMGGVAKKSPFIMQMMADVMNMPIRIHKSEQTCALGAAMFAATAAGIYATVEEAMSVMGQGFDAEYHPDAEKAALYAKRYEKYKALGYFVETKLTSAE; via the coding sequence ATGAGTCAGGAAAAATATGTAATAGGCGTTGACTACGGAACAGATTCCGTAAGGTCAATTATAGTAAACGCAGTTAGCGGTGAGGAAATAACCTCTGCTGTTTTTTACTATCCCCGTTGGAAAGAAGGTCAATATTGTGCCCCCCAAACCAACCAGTTCAGACAACACCCTCTCGATTATGTAGAAGGGCTGGAACAAACCATTAAAAGCTGTTTAACGCAAGCAGGCGCTTCTGTAGCAGCCAACGTTAAGGCCATTTCGGTAGATACTACCGGTTCAACCCCCGTAGCAGTAGACAAAGCAGGTACCCCGCTGGCGCTGTTGCCCGAGTTTGCCGAAAATCCGAATGCCATGTTTGTGCTGTGGAAAGACCACACTTCTGTAAAAGAAGCGGCTGAGATTAATGCACATGCGGAGAAGTTTAACCCTAACTACCTGCAGTTTGTAGGGGGGATTTATTCTTCAGAATGGTTTTGGGCCAAGCTGCTGCATATTTCCAGGATAGACGAAAAAGTGCGTAAAGCTGCCTACTCATGGGTAGAACATTGCGACTGGATCCCTTTCCTGCTTACAGGTGGTAATGATGTGCATGCACTGCGTCGCGGTGTTTGTGCTGCTGGTCACAAAGCGTTATGGGCTAAGGAATACGACGGTTTACCGCCGAACGATTTCTTTAAAGCACTGGACCCGTTGCTGGACGGCGTAACCAGCCGTTTATTTACCGACACCTATACCTCGGACAAAGCTGCCGGTACTATCAGTGCTGAATGGAGCGCCAAACTGGGGCTGCCTGCTGATGTGGTAATAGGCGTAGGTGCGTTCGACTGTCATATGGGTGCTGTAGGCGGTCAAATTGAACCATACCATTTAAGTAAAGTAATGGGTACCTCTACCTGCGATATGCTGGTAGCACCTGTTGCCGAGTTAAAAGATACTTTAGTAAAAGGCATCTGCGGCCAGGTTCCGGGTTCTATTATCCCGGGCATGATGGGCCTGGAAGCAGGACAAAGCGCTTTTGGCGATGCATACGCCTGGTTTAAAAATGTGCTGGCATGGCCTGTACAACAGGTAATTGCACAGTCAGCTTTACTGGACGCCGCTACTAAAGAACAACTAATACAGGAATCGCTGAACCAGATCATCCCTGTGCTAAGCCAGCAGGCTTCTGCACTGGACTGGAACGAAAACAGCGAACTGGCTATAGACTGGTTAAACGGCCGCAGAACCCCTGATGCCAACCAGTTACTGAAAGGTGCTTTAAGCGGCTTAAACCTGGGCACCAGTGCACCGCGTATTTTCCGTGCTATAGTAGAAGCTACCTGCTTTGGTGCTAAAGCCATTGCCGATCGCTTTGTAGAACAAGGCGTGCCTGTAAAGGGCCTGATTGGTATGGGCGGCGTTGCTAAAAAATCTCCTTTCATTATGCAGATGATGGCTGATGTGATGAACATGCCTATCCGCATTCACAAGTCAGAGCAAACCTGTGCATTGGGCGCTGCTATGTTTGCAGCTACTGCTGCCGGCATCTACGCTACTGTGGAGGAAGCAATGAGTGTTATGGGACAAGGTTTCGACGCTGAATATCATCCCGATGCCGAAAAAGCAGCCCTGTACGCTAAGCGTTACGAGAAATATAAGGCGCTGGGTTATTTTGTAGAAACCAAATTGACTTCAGCAGAGTAA
- a CDS encoding NUDIX hydrolase, whose translation MTNHSRQNKMLIAVDCIIFGFDGQELKLLLIKRGFDPEKGRWSLMGGFVQPKESLEDAATRVLKQLTGLENVYMEQLHAFGSPDRDPTERIASVAYFSLIDINKYQQQISDEYQAEWFSLKRMPSLIFDHRDMIDMAKEKLQYKAAIHPILFELLPEKFTLPQLQSLYEGIYDAILDKRNFSRKVLSTGLLVKQKEKEKESSKKGAFYFKLDKKKYQKKFNAFLNFIPNPHNLK comes from the coding sequence ATGACAAATCATTCCAGGCAAAATAAAATGCTGATAGCAGTTGACTGCATTATTTTCGGATTTGATGGACAGGAGCTGAAACTACTATTGATAAAAAGAGGATTTGACCCGGAAAAAGGACGCTGGAGCCTGATGGGCGGTTTTGTACAGCCCAAAGAAAGCCTGGAAGATGCTGCTACCCGTGTACTGAAACAACTCACTGGTCTGGAAAACGTGTATATGGAACAATTACACGCTTTTGGCAGCCCCGATCGCGACCCTACAGAACGTATTGCTTCTGTAGCATACTTCAGCTTAATTGACATCAATAAATACCAACAGCAAATCAGTGACGAGTACCAGGCAGAATGGTTTTCGCTGAAAAGAATGCCTTCTCTTATTTTCGACCACCGCGATATGATAGACATGGCCAAGGAAAAACTGCAATACAAAGCAGCCATCCACCCTATTTTATTTGAATTACTACCCGAAAAATTCACTTTGCCACAGCTGCAAAGCCTGTACGAAGGGATTTACGATGCCATTTTAGACAAAAGAAACTTCAGCAGAAAGGTTTTATCTACCGGTTTATTGGTAAAACAAAAGGAAAAAGAGAAAGAAAGCTCTAAAAAAGGCGCTTTTTATTTCAAGCTGGATAAAAAGAAATACCAGAAGAAATTCAATGCGTTCCTCAATTTTATCCCCAATCCGCACAACCTGAAATAA
- a CDS encoding AraC family transcriptional regulator, with translation MRPQLLKVPKGLPQHSFSVRRDIVPDMNNRWHYHPELELVHFKKGSGTQFIGDSITRFKAGDVVLIGAHLPHYWRFDDEYFEETPKIHPDSRVAHFREDFWGPGFLDLPENVKIKTMLEKAARGIQISGKTRQDIMLLLEQLQVAEGTGRIVLLLQILEVIAESIHIQPLSSIGFKPHLEAAENDRINNIYDYSLKNFKRKIQLEEISAVANISPHSFCRYFKSRTRKTYSQFLIEIRVGHACKLLIENNKSIKQLCFESGFNNFTSFHKYFKLITGKSPLAYQKEFITFRYDKSFQAK, from the coding sequence ATGAGACCCCAGTTATTAAAAGTGCCGAAAGGCTTGCCACAACATTCTTTTAGCGTTCGCCGCGATATTGTGCCCGACATGAACAACCGATGGCACTACCACCCTGAACTGGAACTGGTACACTTTAAAAAAGGCTCTGGTACTCAGTTTATAGGCGATAGCATTACCCGATTCAAGGCTGGAGATGTGGTGCTTATTGGCGCCCACCTGCCCCATTACTGGCGATTTGATGATGAGTATTTTGAGGAAACCCCGAAAATACACCCTGATTCTAGGGTAGCTCATTTTAGAGAGGACTTTTGGGGCCCTGGATTCCTGGATTTGCCGGAAAATGTGAAAATCAAAACCATGCTGGAGAAAGCAGCCAGGGGTATTCAGATTTCCGGGAAAACCCGGCAAGACATTATGTTGCTGCTGGAACAGTTGCAGGTGGCAGAGGGAACAGGCCGTATAGTGCTGCTGTTACAGATATTAGAGGTAATTGCTGAAAGCATCCATATCCAGCCTTTATCCTCTATTGGTTTTAAACCACATCTGGAAGCTGCCGAAAACGACCGTATCAATAATATATACGACTACTCACTCAAAAACTTTAAACGGAAAATACAGCTGGAAGAAATTTCGGCAGTGGCAAACATCAGTCCTCACTCGTTTTGCCGGTATTTTAAATCGCGTACGAGAAAAACGTACTCGCAGTTTCTCATCGAAATAAGGGTTGGTCATGCCTGCAAGCTTTTAATTGAAAATAACAAGAGTATTAAACAACTTTGTTTTGAAAGCGGTTTTAATAACTTTACCAGCTTTCATAAGTACTTTAAACTGATAACCGGCAAAAGTCCGCTGGCTTATCAAAAAGAATTTATTACTTTCCGATATGACAAATCATTCCAGGCAAAATAA